Proteins encoded together in one Microbacterium sp. ABRD28 window:
- a CDS encoding hemolysin family protein, with product MSDWAGIAWLVVLLLGNAFFVGAEFAVISARRSQIEPLAEKGVRAARTALYAMEHATLMLATSQLGITICSLLILNVSEPAIHHLLEEPLALTGLPEGLVDAIAFAIALVLVSYLHVVFGEMVPKNLAFSVPDRAVLMLAAPLVWVSKVFHPVIFTLNWIANHIVRLFRVEPKDEAASTFTLEEVATIVNQSRIEGVLDDSAGTVAAVMEFTDKKAKDIAVPLADLVTLPETTTPGDIERAVARHGFSRYVIVGADGAPVGYVHLKDILRVAEGPDAAVDTPIPAKRIHHMVPVQETTDLEDALALMRRDGRHLAQVRDQGGTITAVLFLEDVIEELVGEVQDATRRRR from the coding sequence ATGAGCGATTGGGCCGGAATCGCCTGGCTGGTCGTGCTGCTCCTGGGCAACGCGTTCTTCGTAGGCGCCGAGTTCGCCGTGATCTCGGCGCGGCGCTCGCAGATCGAGCCGCTGGCCGAGAAGGGCGTGCGCGCTGCTCGCACCGCCCTGTACGCCATGGAGCACGCGACCCTGATGCTCGCGACCTCGCAGCTGGGCATCACCATCTGTTCGCTGTTGATCCTGAACGTCTCCGAACCCGCCATCCACCACTTGCTCGAAGAGCCGCTGGCGCTCACGGGTCTGCCCGAGGGGCTCGTCGACGCGATCGCCTTCGCCATCGCGCTGGTGCTGGTGTCGTACCTGCACGTCGTCTTCGGAGAGATGGTGCCGAAGAACCTCGCCTTCTCGGTGCCCGACCGCGCGGTGCTGATGCTCGCGGCTCCGCTGGTGTGGGTGTCGAAGGTCTTCCACCCGGTGATCTTCACGCTCAACTGGATCGCCAACCACATCGTGCGGCTGTTCCGGGTGGAGCCGAAGGACGAGGCCGCGTCGACGTTCACGCTCGAGGAGGTCGCCACGATCGTCAACCAGTCGCGCATCGAGGGCGTGCTGGACGACTCGGCGGGGACGGTCGCGGCGGTGATGGAGTTCACCGACAAGAAGGCGAAAGACATCGCCGTGCCGCTGGCCGACCTGGTGACCCTTCCCGAGACCACGACGCCCGGCGACATCGAGCGGGCCGTCGCCCGGCACGGCTTCTCCCGGTACGTCATCGTCGGCGCCGACGGCGCCCCCGTGGGCTACGTGCACCTCAAAGACATCCTCCGGGTGGCCGAGGGGCCGGATGCCGCGGTGGACACCCCGATCCCGGCCAAGCGCATCCATCACATGGTGCCGGTGCAGGAGACCACCGACCTCGAGGACGCCCTCGCGCTCATGCGTCGCGACGGCCGCCACCTCGCCCAGGTGCGGGATCAGGGCGGAACCATCACCGCGGTCCTCTTCCTCGAGGACGTCATCGAGGAGCTCGTCGGCGAGGTGCAGGACGCGACGAGGCGCCGTCGCTGA